One region of Chryseobacterium sp. C-71 genomic DNA includes:
- a CDS encoding DUF1697 domain-containing protein produces the protein MKYCAFLRGVNVKGTNMKMAEVCEVFKNAGMQDVVSVLASGNIIFSSDQKVEDLKIILEKAMSEHFNYEAFLFVKSKEEIEIFWNSNPFDKNEDLHVYTFIGNQDVESVLMKEFEAALKTENEDAKIVNGNFYWQVPKGNTLDSSFGKILGRKNMKDQFTSRNINTFEKILKK, from the coding sequence ATGAAATACTGTGCTTTCCTCCGAGGTGTCAATGTAAAAGGCACAAATATGAAAATGGCAGAAGTCTGCGAAGTCTTCAAAAATGCAGGAATGCAGGATGTTGTATCGGTTTTAGCATCAGGAAATATTATTTTTTCTTCAGATCAAAAAGTCGAAGACTTAAAAATAATTCTTGAAAAAGCAATGTCGGAGCATTTTAATTACGAAGCTTTTCTTTTTGTGAAATCTAAAGAAGAAATTGAAATTTTTTGGAATTCAAATCCGTTTGATAAAAATGAAGATTTGCACGTCTATACATTTATAGGAAATCAAGATGTGGAAAGTGTTTTGATGAAAGAATTTGAAGCTGCTTTAAAAACTGAAAATGAAGATGCAAAAATCGTTAACGGAAATTTTTATTGGCAGGTTCCGAAAGGCAATACATTAGATTCAAGTTTTGGGAAAATTTTAGGCAGAAAAAATATGAAAGATCAGTTTACAAGCAGAAATATTAATACATTTGAGAAAATTTTGAAAAAATAG
- a CDS encoding DUF2723 domain-containing protein, with protein MKNWTFRQWNTLLGWVIFVIAFFTYLSTIEPNFSFWDCGEYISSAVKLEVTHAPGAALFQIVGAVAAMFAFGKGENYSVVINGMSALFSAFTILFLFWTITHFVRRLLNKDFEEVTKHQEIAILFAGAIGALCFTWSDTFWFSAVEGEVYSMASLFIAILVWLITKWENEYKEVDNERWIILIFFVVGLSVGVHMMCMLALPAICLVYYARNYEFTWKNFLWANAITLGILIIVFKIIFPVIMSLFGKLEIFFVNGIGLPFHSGTIAGFIILVALCYFILKYARQAKKNIFQTIALSVVYMMIGFSCWMVIPIRANANPPMNLNDPDTAIGMLDYYNREQYGDWPTIYGQNYTAFLDNSGIEKNEDGSFKTTKTGEVFEKDEKTGTYRKTSDRFNYVFNPAHVSLMPRMFNEDKAVMANYISMYGAPDFQFNYANENIADDPQAKEIFDELRAKYEDKSITVQDYLKVKPYELITVQRPSLAQNMDYFITFQNNYYFIRYLLWNFAGRQNDLEGSSENTSGNWISGIPFIDNTLLGNQDAMPAKFNNESTVAFFFLPLLLGIIGCYFQFMRDFGRFYAILSLFILTSVGIVFYTGMKPFEPRERDYAVVGSFYAFAIWIGLGAGAILWYLQSKVKSNAANIGFGVVLMAIPLMMGFQNYNVHDRSGRYTAYDYSYSMLKSLPKDDILFVYGDNDTYPVWAMQETERFRDDVKVVNFTLLSTPWNIDQVKRKTYNASGIPSQLTHDDYRDGSNDQIYLMKKDDWKNILANLQESGAPANLLQPFQKYLVQDSMTLKEAVNFLKVKSPEKDEILKMIFGEARYEKYNFLPVNKFILPVNKQNALKAGIINASDVPNTVNQIMIDYKSGTLYKNNLMMFDILANFDWKRPINFSSGGVYESENIFFLDEYLQFDGFSYRLVPIHTPRSSDGEMGRVDANSLYNVVKNFKWGNFKDLNVHFDETATSNIISYRSSASRAAAALALSGQKGKALEILDLASKEIPAEKYNDPRSLSSMVYGYIVARQEQKALKLAEILKKGIFEEYDYYLSLSKSEQAFTGRQMRSKPMEYSLVVTAVTDAYKKIGQKEKAYAYLVKSIEPIDKKFNVFVKDLQQMGKEKAMKESEKVQEITPFYQYLFDIMEPFDSTYSKEKEDQITSAIIKATQ; from the coding sequence ATGAAAAACTGGACTTTTAGGCAATGGAACACCCTTCTCGGATGGGTGATTTTCGTCATTGCATTTTTCACGTACTTGTCAACGATAGAACCCAATTTTAGTTTTTGGGATTGTGGTGAGTACATTTCTTCAGCCGTAAAATTAGAGGTAACACACGCACCGGGAGCAGCTTTGTTCCAGATTGTGGGTGCTGTGGCTGCGATGTTTGCGTTTGGGAAAGGTGAAAATTATTCTGTTGTAATTAATGGAATGTCTGCATTATTCAGTGCATTTACAATTTTGTTTTTGTTCTGGACAATTACGCATTTTGTAAGAAGACTTCTCAATAAAGATTTTGAGGAAGTTACAAAACATCAGGAAATTGCTATTCTTTTTGCCGGAGCAATTGGAGCTCTTTGTTTTACCTGGTCAGATACGTTCTGGTTTTCTGCGGTAGAAGGAGAAGTTTACTCAATGGCATCTTTGTTTATTGCTATTTTGGTTTGGCTCATCACCAAATGGGAGAACGAGTACAAAGAAGTAGATAATGAACGATGGATTATTTTAATCTTCTTTGTTGTGGGGCTTTCTGTGGGAGTTCACATGATGTGTATGTTGGCACTTCCTGCAATATGTTTAGTGTACTATGCAAGAAATTATGAATTTACCTGGAAGAATTTCCTTTGGGCAAATGCGATTACATTAGGAATATTAATTATTGTCTTCAAAATTATTTTCCCGGTAATCATGTCATTATTCGGAAAACTTGAAATCTTCTTTGTCAATGGTATCGGTCTTCCTTTCCACTCAGGAACGATTGCCGGTTTCATTATATTGGTTGCACTTTGTTATTTCATTTTGAAATATGCAAGACAAGCCAAGAAAAATATTTTTCAAACTATTGCTTTATCAGTAGTTTATATGATGATTGGTTTCTCTTGTTGGATGGTAATTCCGATCAGAGCGAATGCAAATCCGCCAATGAACCTGAATGATCCTGATACCGCAATTGGTATGCTTGATTATTACAACAGAGAGCAATATGGTGACTGGCCTACAATTTACGGTCAAAACTACACCGCATTTTTAGATAACAGCGGGATTGAAAAGAATGAAGACGGAAGTTTTAAAACTACAAAAACAGGAGAAGTTTTTGAAAAAGATGAGAAAACAGGAACGTACAGAAAAACAAGTGACCGTTTTAATTACGTTTTCAATCCGGCTCATGTAAGTTTGATGCCGAGAATGTTCAATGAGGATAAAGCTGTAATGGCAAATTATATCTCAATGTACGGGGCACCAGATTTTCAGTTTAATTATGCTAACGAAAATATTGCAGACGATCCTCAGGCTAAAGAAATATTTGATGAGCTTAGAGCTAAATATGAAGATAAATCAATCACGGTTCAGGATTATTTAAAGGTAAAACCTTATGAGCTGATTACTGTTCAGAGACCTTCTCTTGCTCAGAATATGGATTACTTTATCACGTTCCAAAATAATTATTACTTCATCAGATATCTGTTATGGAACTTCGCCGGAAGACAAAATGATTTGGAAGGAAGCAGTGAAAATACGAGTGGAAACTGGATTTCCGGGATTCCTTTTATCGATAATACTTTGTTAGGAAATCAGGATGCAATGCCTGCGAAGTTTAATAACGAAAGTACGGTAGCATTCTTCTTTTTACCTTTATTATTAGGAATTATCGGATGTTATTTCCAGTTTATGAGAGATTTTGGTAGATTTTATGCCATTTTATCATTATTTATATTAACGAGTGTGGGAATCGTTTTCTACACTGGAATGAAACCTTTCGAGCCAAGAGAAAGAGATTACGCAGTGGTCGGTTCCTTCTACGCCTTTGCAATATGGATTGGGCTCGGTGCCGGAGCAATTCTCTGGTATTTACAATCCAAAGTTAAATCAAATGCAGCCAACATCGGTTTTGGAGTTGTTCTAATGGCCATTCCTTTGATGATGGGCTTCCAGAATTATAATGTTCACGACAGAAGCGGAAGATATACAGCGTACGATTATTCATATTCAATGTTAAAATCTTTGCCAAAAGATGATATTCTATTTGTGTATGGAGATAACGATACGTATCCGGTTTGGGCGATGCAGGAAACTGAAAGATTCCGTGATGATGTGAAGGTGGTGAACTTTACGCTTCTTTCAACTCCTTGGAATATCGATCAGGTAAAAAGAAAAACATATAACGCCAGCGGAATCCCAAGTCAGTTGACCCACGACGATTACAGAGACGGTTCTAATGACCAGATTTATCTGATGAAAAAAGATGACTGGAAGAATATTTTAGCCAATCTTCAAGAGTCAGGAGCTCCTGCAAATCTTTTACAGCCGTTCCAGAAATATTTGGTTCAGGATTCAATGACATTAAAAGAAGCGGTGAATTTCCTTAAAGTGAAGTCTCCTGAAAAAGATGAAATTTTAAAAATGATCTTCGGTGAAGCACGTTATGAGAAATACAACTTCTTACCTGTAAACAAATTTATTTTACCAGTAAACAAGCAAAATGCTTTAAAAGCAGGAATCATTAATGCTTCAGACGTTCCAAATACGGTTAATCAAATCATGATTGACTACAAATCAGGAACGTTATACAAAAACAACCTGATGATGTTTGATATTTTGGCAAACTTTGATTGGAAACGTCCGATTAACTTCTCTTCAGGTGGAGTGTATGAAAGCGAAAACATTTTCTTCTTAGACGAATATCTTCAGTTTGACGGTTTCAGTTACAGATTAGTACCAATTCATACACCAAGAAGCAGTGATGGAGAAATGGGCAGAGTAGATGCCAACTCATTGTACAACGTTGTGAAAAACTTCAAATGGGGTAATTTCAAAGATCTGAATGTTCATTTTGATGAGACAGCTACTTCAAATATCATCAGCTACAGAAGTTCTGCAAGTAGAGCTGCCGCAGCTTTAGCTTTGTCAGGGCAAAAAGGAAAAGCTTTAGAGATTTTAGATTTAGCATCAAAAGAAATTCCTGCAGAGAAATACAATGATCCACGTTCGTTAAGTTCAATGGTTTACGGTTACATCGTTGCCAGACAAGAGCAAAAAGCTTTAAAATTAGCTGAAATCTTGAAGAAAGGAATTTTCGAAGAGTACGATTATTATTTAAGTTTAAGTAAATCTGAGCAGGCATTTACTGGAAGACAGATGAGATCAAAACCAATGGAATATTCTCTTGTAGTAACTGCCGTTACGGATGCTTATAAAAAGATCGGACAAAAAGAAAAAGCTTACGCTTACCTGGTGAAATCTATCGAACCAATTGATAAGAAATTCAATGTTTTCGTAAAAGATCTTCAGCAGATGGGCAAAGAAAAAGCGATGAAAGAATCTGAAAAAGTACAGGAAATCACCCCTTTCTATCAGTATTTATTTGATATTATGGAACCTTTTGATTCTACTTATTCAAAAGAAAAAGAAGATCAGATTACTTCAGCAATTATCAAAGCGACACAGTAA
- a CDS encoding PLP-dependent cysteine synthase family protein — protein MSNVYDNILGLIGNTPLVKLNTVTKEIPAKVYAKLESYNPGHSTKDRIALHIIENAEKKGLLKEDSVVVETTSGNTGFSLAMVCIIKGYKCILAVSDKTKAEKIAYLKALGATVYICPANVPANDPRSYYEVAKRIAAETPNSVYINQYFNELNVDAHYQTTGPEIWEQTEGKITHLFACTGTGGTLSGSAKFLKEKNPNIKIIGVDADGSILKSYHETGEIHKEDVHPYQIEGMGKNLIPSALLFDKVDEFVRVNDEMSAYRTREIALKEAIMGGYTTGAVTQGLIQYAQSHELTENDFVVMIYPDHGSRYITKVYSDKWMEEQGFINNCFHNYDEVFKTEFIK, from the coding sequence ATGAGTAATGTTTACGATAATATTCTTGGCTTGATTGGGAACACCCCTTTAGTGAAACTTAATACGGTAACTAAAGAGATTCCTGCAAAAGTTTATGCCAAGTTAGAATCATATAATCCTGGACATTCCACCAAAGATAGAATCGCACTTCATATTATTGAAAACGCTGAGAAAAAAGGTTTATTAAAGGAAGATTCTGTAGTTGTAGAAACTACTTCCGGAAATACAGGTTTTTCACTGGCTATGGTTTGTATCATTAAAGGATATAAATGTATTTTAGCTGTAAGTGACAAAACAAAAGCTGAAAAAATAGCTTATCTGAAGGCTCTTGGTGCTACAGTATATATATGTCCTGCGAATGTACCTGCGAATGACCCAAGATCATATTATGAAGTAGCAAAGAGAATTGCTGCCGAAACCCCAAATTCTGTTTATATCAATCAGTATTTTAATGAATTGAATGTTGATGCCCATTATCAGACCACAGGTCCTGAGATTTGGGAACAGACGGAAGGTAAAATTACTCACCTTTTTGCATGTACAGGAACTGGCGGAACGTTATCTGGTTCTGCAAAATTCTTAAAAGAAAAAAATCCAAACATAAAAATCATCGGTGTAGATGCTGACGGATCTATTTTGAAAAGTTACCACGAAACCGGAGAAATTCATAAAGAAGATGTTCATCCTTACCAAATTGAAGGAATGGGGAAAAATTTAATTCCTTCAGCCCTTCTTTTTGATAAAGTGGATGAATTTGTGAGAGTCAACGACGAAATGTCTGCGTACAGAACTCGTGAAATTGCTTTAAAGGAAGCGATCATGGGAGGTTACACCACAGGTGCTGTTACTCAGGGATTGATACAATATGCACAATCTCATGAACTGACTGAAAATGATTTCGTTGTCATGATTTATCCAGATCACGGTTCACGTTACATTACAAAAGTATACAGCGATAAGTGGATGGAAGAACAAGGTTTCATCAACAACTGTTTCCACAACTATGATGAAGTTTTCAAAACAGAATTCATCAAATAA
- a CDS encoding pyridoxal phosphate-dependent aminotransferase family protein, with product MVDIFERIKQNPGPLGQFADYAEGYFVFPKLEGPIGPRMKFQGKDVIFWSANDYLGLCNHPEVLEADAKAAAEFGMFYPMGARAMSGETQQHQQLEKELAEFTQKDAAYLLNFGYQGMVSCIDALVTRHDVIVYDADSHACIVDGVRLHMGKSFTFKHNDIESLEKNLARATKVAEENGGGILVITEGVFGMRGMQGKLKEICDLKSKFNFRLLVDDAHGFGTLGKTGAGAGEEQGCQDQIDVYFSTFAKSMAGFGAFLSGDATIIRFLKYNLRSQIFAKSLTMPMVIGGLKRLELLRTRPEIKDKLWENVNKLQNGLKERGFNLGNTNTCVTPVFIQGTTIEATLLAKDLRENYGVFTSVVVYPVIPKGMILLRLIPTASHTDSEINETLAAFDGIKEKLESGAYAEMEKQMNIEYKQM from the coding sequence ATGGTAGATATTTTTGAAAGAATAAAACAAAATCCGGGACCGCTTGGTCAATTTGCAGACTACGCAGAAGGATATTTTGTATTCCCAAAATTGGAAGGTCCGATTGGCCCGAGAATGAAATTTCAAGGTAAAGATGTAATTTTCTGGAGTGCTAATGATTATTTAGGATTGTGTAATCATCCTGAAGTTTTAGAGGCTGATGCAAAAGCAGCTGCAGAATTCGGAATGTTTTATCCGATGGGTGCTAGAGCAATGTCTGGTGAAACTCAACAACATCAGCAACTGGAAAAAGAATTGGCAGAATTTACCCAAAAAGATGCTGCTTATCTTTTGAATTTCGGTTACCAAGGGATGGTTTCTTGTATCGATGCGTTAGTGACTAGACATGACGTAATTGTTTATGATGCTGATTCTCACGCTTGTATCGTTGACGGGGTTCGTCTTCACATGGGAAAAAGTTTTACTTTCAAACATAATGACATTGAGAGTTTAGAAAAAAACTTAGCGAGAGCAACCAAAGTTGCTGAAGAAAACGGCGGAGGGATCTTAGTGATTACTGAAGGTGTTTTCGGAATGAGAGGAATGCAGGGGAAACTGAAAGAAATCTGTGATTTAAAATCTAAATTCAATTTCAGACTTTTGGTTGATGATGCACACGGTTTTGGAACTTTGGGTAAGACTGGAGCCGGAGCGGGTGAAGAGCAAGGATGTCAGGATCAGATTGATGTTTACTTTTCAACTTTTGCTAAATCAATGGCTGGTTTCGGAGCATTTCTTTCAGGAGACGCAACCATTATCAGATTTTTAAAATACAATCTTCGTTCTCAGATTTTTGCTAAATCTTTAACAATGCCAATGGTAATCGGAGGTTTAAAAAGATTGGAATTGCTTAGAACACGCCCAGAAATTAAAGATAAATTATGGGAAAACGTAAATAAACTTCAAAACGGATTAAAAGAAAGAGGCTTCAACCTTGGAAATACCAATACGTGTGTAACACCGGTTTTCATTCAGGGAACTACGATTGAAGCGACCCTTTTAGCAAAAGATTTAAGAGAAAATTACGGAGTATTTACTTCAGTAGTAGTATATCCTGTAATTCCAAAAGGAATGATTTTGTTGAGATTAATTCCTACCGCTTCACACACAGATTCAGAAATCAATGAAACTCTGGCAGCATTTGATGGTATCAAAGAAAAATTAGAATCCGGAGCTTATGCAGAAATGGAAAAGCAAATGAATATTGAGTACAAGCAAATGTAA
- a CDS encoding radical SAM protein yields MKDLLLITPPLTQLNTPYPATAYIKGFLNTKNISSYQIDLGIEVILELFSKEGIQKIFNKEIDLKNSSENSQRIFALRDEYIKTIDQVILFLQNRNPTLARQICSMNFLPEASRFNQLDDMEFAFGNMGLQDKAKHLATLYLEDLSDYIVEHVDSDFGFSRYAERLGKSANSFDELYAKLNSDQTFIDDITLKILHKKLELVQPKLVCFSVPFPGNLYSAFRSAKFIKENYPHIKIAMGGGFPNTELREVKDKRVFEFFDFITLDDGEVPLELVYEKLNKNENSQFKRTFLIENEEVVYKNNSTKHDYKQAQVGTPDYTDLQLDQYISVIEIANPMHSLWSDGRWNKLTMAHGCYWGKCTFCDISLDYIKIYEPISAKILVDRMEELIATTGETGFHFVDEAAPPALMREIALEILRRNLVVTWWTNIRFEKSFTKDLCFLLKLSGCVAVSGGLEVASDRLLKLIDKGISVEQVAQVTRNFTEAGVMIHAYLMYGYPTQTIQETVDSLEMVRQLFEMGILQSAFWHQFAMTAHSPVGLNPEEFGVTPIKQEILFANNDIDFTDKTGIDHSKFSFGLKKSLFNYMHGINFELPLQNWFDFKIPKTTIHPDYIHDSLLEEENFTFKGNSKIIFLEKNVIAENYIKTKKQNSWAYKRITFHLKTNIVFVDFEQEKGEWLIKVLQENTFENPKRITLQQLKTDFENNFEDFELFWFSKPMQQLKENGVILSL; encoded by the coding sequence TTGAAAGATCTTCTTCTTATAACTCCACCTTTAACGCAACTTAATACTCCATATCCGGCGACAGCTTACATCAAAGGTTTTTTAAATACCAAGAATATATCAAGCTATCAAATTGATTTGGGGATTGAAGTGATTTTGGAATTATTTTCAAAAGAAGGAATTCAAAAGATTTTCAACAAAGAAATTGATTTAAAAAATAGTTCCGAAAACTCACAGAGGATTTTTGCTTTACGGGATGAGTACATTAAAACTATCGATCAGGTTATTCTTTTTTTACAAAATAGAAATCCTACTTTGGCGAGACAGATTTGCTCAATGAATTTTTTACCTGAAGCTTCCCGCTTTAATCAGCTCGATGATATGGAATTTGCTTTCGGAAATATGGGTTTACAAGATAAAGCTAAACATCTGGCTACTTTATATTTAGAAGATTTATCTGATTATATAGTTGAACATGTTGATTCTGATTTCGGTTTTAGCAGATATGCCGAAAGATTAGGAAAGTCTGCCAATTCTTTTGACGAATTGTACGCCAAATTAAATTCAGATCAGACTTTTATTGATGACATCACTTTAAAAATTCTACATAAAAAACTGGAATTGGTTCAGCCAAAATTGGTTTGTTTTTCGGTTCCGTTTCCTGGAAATTTATATTCTGCTTTTCGTTCTGCGAAATTTATCAAAGAAAATTATCCACATATTAAAATTGCAATGGGCGGTGGTTTTCCCAATACAGAATTAAGAGAAGTGAAAGACAAAAGAGTTTTTGAATTTTTTGATTTTATCACTTTGGATGACGGTGAAGTTCCTCTCGAATTGGTTTATGAAAAATTAAATAAAAATGAAAACTCTCAGTTTAAGAGAACCTTTTTAATTGAAAATGAAGAAGTTGTCTATAAAAATAATTCTACAAAACACGATTATAAACAGGCACAGGTTGGAACCCCAGATTATACTGATTTACAGTTAGATCAATATATTTCGGTCATTGAAATTGCCAATCCGATGCACAGTTTGTGGAGCGACGGAAGATGGAATAAACTCACAATGGCGCACGGTTGCTACTGGGGAAAATGTACTTTTTGTGATATTTCTTTAGATTACATAAAAATTTACGAACCTATTTCAGCTAAAATTTTGGTTGACAGAATGGAAGAATTAATCGCAACAACAGGCGAAACCGGATTTCATTTTGTGGATGAAGCGGCTCCTCCGGCTTTGATGCGTGAAATTGCTTTGGAAATTTTGCGAAGAAATCTCGTGGTAACCTGGTGGACGAATATCAGATTTGAAAAAAGCTTCACCAAAGATCTATGTTTTCTATTAAAACTTTCAGGTTGTGTTGCAGTTTCTGGCGGACTTGAAGTTGCAAGTGACCGATTGTTAAAATTAATCGATAAAGGAATTTCAGTAGAACAAGTTGCTCAAGTTACAAGAAATTTCACTGAAGCCGGAGTAATGATTCATGCATATCTGATGTACGGCTATCCGACTCAGACCATTCAGGAAACGGTGGATTCTTTAGAGATGGTTCGTCAGCTTTTCGAGATGGGAATTCTGCAAAGTGCATTTTGGCACCAGTTTGCGATGACTGCTCACTCACCAGTTGGATTGAATCCTGAGGAATTTGGAGTAACTCCAATCAAGCAAGAAATTTTATTTGCCAATAACGACATTGATTTTACAGACAAAACCGGAATCGATCACAGCAAATTTAGTTTTGGTTTAAAAAAATCTTTGTTCAATTATATGCACGGAATTAATTTTGAATTACCGCTGCAAAATTGGTTTGACTTTAAAATTCCAAAAACAACGATTCATCCGGATTATATTCATGATTCACTTTTGGAAGAAGAAAATTTTACATTTAAAGGAAATTCAAAAATTATTTTTCTGGAGAAAAACGTAATCGCTGAGAATTACATAAAAACAAAAAAACAAAACTCTTGGGCGTACAAGAGAATTACATTCCATTTAAAAACCAATATTGTTTTTGTAGATTTTGAACAGGAAAAAGGAGAATGGCTCATCAAAGTTTTGCAGGAAAATACTTTTGAGAACCCGAAACGCATTACTTTACAGCAATTGAAAACTGATTTTGAAAATAATTTTGAAGATTTTGAATTATTCTGGTTTTCAAAACCGATGCAGCAATTGAAAGAAAACGGAGTGATTTTGAGTTTGTGA
- a CDS encoding IS3 family transposase: MSGLDRQVYYRSLKRSTVRMSKAQQVVALVEEKRILQPKIGGKKLYFMLKEPLGALNIGRDKFFGILRANHLLIVPKRSYHVTTNSHHRFRKHRNMILDYQITKPNEVWVADITYIGNRKNPSYLSLITDAYSKKIVGHHVANNLNTESSLIALKKAFKNKKVNLESLIHHSDRGLQYCSNEYQRLLGKHNINCSMTQNSDPYENAVAERINGILKQEFDIDKYDMETKLRRRVVNESIQIYNEVRPHFSNHYLTPNQMHEQSVLKMKTYKTKNQSKNVFALV, translated from the coding sequence TTGTCCGGATTGGATAGACAAGTCTATTATAGAAGTTTGAAACGCAGCACAGTGCGAATGAGCAAAGCTCAACAAGTGGTCGCATTGGTGGAAGAAAAACGTATACTACAACCAAAGATTGGCGGTAAAAAGCTGTATTTTATGTTGAAAGAACCTTTAGGAGCTCTGAATATTGGCAGAGATAAGTTCTTTGGTATTTTACGGGCCAATCATTTACTGATTGTTCCAAAAAGAAGTTATCACGTCACGACCAACTCCCACCACCGCTTTAGAAAGCACAGAAATATGATATTGGACTATCAAATCACTAAACCCAATGAAGTTTGGGTGGCAGATATTACTTACATCGGAAACAGAAAGAATCCGAGTTATTTAAGTTTAATAACAGATGCATATTCCAAGAAAATTGTTGGGCATCACGTTGCGAATAATTTAAATACAGAAAGCAGTTTAATTGCATTGAAGAAAGCTTTTAAAAATAAAAAAGTGAATTTAGAATCGTTAATCCATCATTCTGACCGTGGTCTGCAGTATTGCTCTAATGAATACCAAAGATTATTGGGAAAGCACAACATCAATTGTAGTATGACGCAAAACTCAGACCCCTACGAAAATGCAGTGGCAGAAAGGATTAATGGAATTTTGAAACAAGAATTTGATATTGATAAATACGATATGGAAACAAAATTAAGAAGAAGGGTTGTAAATGAGTCAATTCAAATATACAATGAAGTAAGACCTCATTTTTCAAATCATTATTTAACCCCAAACCAAATGCACGAACAGTCCGTATTGAAAATGAAAACCTATAAAACAAAAAACCAAAGCAAAAACGTTTTTGCTTTGGTTTAA
- a CDS encoding F0F1 ATP synthase subunit epsilon, whose amino-acid sequence MNIKILTPEFVVFEGDVNSVLLPGKNGEFHIMKNHAGIVSSLVGGKVKLYANSINEAFAKNFTKENEKDSVFSYPIKSGVIEFNHDKGIILCE is encoded by the coding sequence ATGAATATAAAAATTTTAACACCAGAATTCGTGGTTTTTGAAGGAGACGTAAACTCTGTATTGTTGCCTGGGAAAAATGGTGAATTCCACATCATGAAAAACCACGCAGGAATCGTTTCTTCATTAGTTGGAGGTAAGGTTAAATTGTATGCAAATTCTATCAACGAAGCTTTTGCTAAAAACTTTACTAAAGAAAATGAAAAAGACTCTGTTTTTTCATATCCTATAAAAAGCGGTGTGATAGAATTTAATCACGATAAAGGAATTATCCTTTGCGAATAA